The following are encoded in a window of Brevibacillus ruminantium genomic DNA:
- a CDS encoding FAD-dependent oxidoreductase has product MRKISVAIIGGGLGGLALAQSLKNNNIDFHVYEREQSSSFRQTGYRIKLNPDGTTALRNCLPSHLYQLHLSTAVYTTSHPVFLDAHSLKPDRRPEGVNKQSNEVQPAVNRFTFREVLLGELDENIHFGYRFTHYEKLDNGQIRAWFDNGEHIDADVLVGADGGASKVRNQYKPGVEIFDTGGRVLYTKVFLDEHRREELNLLTGKEMRGIGCPDGEAPGMLLLDDMAFKQPLEKIPETLAPRVKITPQQDYLYAVFAGSPEWFHIPDEQLFQLSGSELLQLAQERTREWHPQVKRMLELAEPELTAVYHLRNVMPFKPWKETTQVVLLGDALHPMTPAGTGANAALFDASELSKELVQVKNGNKQLLDALRDYELPAIQRGMRSVRLSSQAGADMFNQKPLPDEDMVIED; this is encoded by the coding sequence ATGCGTAAAATTTCTGTAGCTATTATAGGAGGCGGACTTGGCGGGCTTGCTCTGGCCCAAAGTCTAAAGAATAACAATATCGACTTTCATGTCTACGAAAGAGAGCAGTCATCTTCATTTCGCCAAACAGGATATCGTATTAAATTGAATCCTGACGGTACGACCGCGCTTCGAAATTGCTTACCGAGTCATCTATACCAGCTCCATCTTTCGACTGCAGTTTACACTACGAGCCATCCTGTATTCCTCGACGCACACTCCTTAAAACCGGACAGAAGACCAGAAGGAGTGAACAAACAATCTAATGAGGTTCAGCCTGCCGTGAATCGGTTTACCTTTAGAGAAGTACTGCTTGGAGAATTGGATGAAAACATTCATTTTGGCTACCGATTCACGCACTACGAGAAGTTGGACAACGGGCAAATTAGAGCATGGTTTGACAATGGGGAGCATATTGACGCAGATGTACTCGTGGGAGCTGACGGCGGTGCGTCCAAGGTTCGGAATCAATATAAGCCTGGGGTTGAAATTTTCGATACAGGAGGAAGGGTTTTATATACCAAGGTATTTCTGGACGAACATCGTAGAGAGGAATTGAATTTACTCACCGGCAAAGAAATGCGAGGTATCGGGTGTCCGGATGGAGAAGCTCCGGGCATGTTGCTCCTAGATGATATGGCCTTCAAACAGCCTTTAGAGAAGATTCCGGAAACGTTGGCGCCTCGTGTGAAAATCACTCCGCAACAAGACTATCTTTATGCCGTTTTTGCCGGATCGCCGGAATGGTTCCATATTCCCGATGAGCAACTTTTCCAATTGAGCGGTTCGGAATTGTTGCAACTCGCGCAAGAAAGAACCCGGGAATGGCATCCGCAAGTCAAACGCATGCTTGAGTTGGCCGAACCCGAATTAACGGCAGTTTATCATCTTCGTAATGTGATGCCATTCAAGCCGTGGAAGGAAACGACGCAGGTCGTATTGCTGGGCGACGCTCTTCATCCGATGACTCCTGCCGGTACCGGGGCAAATGCGGCATTGTTTGACGCAAGCGAGCTATCCAAAGAATTGGTTCAAGTGAAAAACGGAAATAAGCAATTGCTTGACGCACTTCGGGATTATGAATTACCCGCCATTCAGCGCGGCATGAGGAGTGTTCGTCTATCTTCGCAAGCTGGTGCCGATATGTTTAATCAAAAGCCGTTGCCGGATGAAGATATGGTTATCGAAGATTAG
- a CDS encoding lysozyme family protein, with product MWGHFFPILFTGGGSIGYRFLDGTISPLGERENSGRNIPIYKAAEARYGVPWNLLAAHHRVETVFSTLQPIISSIGAEGHMQFMPCTWVGWSHPSCYSAGRGNFTEEEKTSLAMIARYGG from the coding sequence ATGTGGGGTCATTTTTTCCCGATATTGTTCACGGGCGGCGGAAGCATCGGCTACCGCTTTTTGGACGGAACGATTTCGCCGCTAGGGGAACGCGAAAATTCCGGCAGAAATATCCCCATCTATAAAGCTGCCGAAGCCAGGTACGGCGTTCCGTGGAATTTGCTTGCCGCGCATCATCGAGTGGAGACGGTATTCTCTACGCTACAGCCCATAATTTCAAGCATCGGGGCAGAAGGGCACATGCAGTTTATGCCGTGTACGTGGGTAGGATGGTCGCATCCCTCTTGTTATAGCGCAGGGCGAGGGAACTTTACAGAAGAAGAGAAGACGAGCTTGGCCATGATCGCAAGGTATGGCGGATAA
- a CDS encoding DUF4241 domain-containing protein, with product MDIRHQMIPLLQVKDKLPSDSLNYAWIERRPERAECGLVAYFSGDTELESLNLDSPFGNERISLILVDGNLTVKRYIYNENTDGAAGLIVKGHLSVQNMVVGGQEIYVSGSLTVQELFWGDYNHGDLTVKGDVNAAVFAETDEYHVNIAGSLNCRQDLTPWDSHGDWQGLDMEVLKRWLVEELYTADEEECWLTRGSDVLQLLKAGKSLLKEQSEDSLPRPEDDLHKLRETVTVQAIEDILALPLVQERYNDYYDTDKNGYWYGSLFFGFRLPEQGPTARVLVGEETVNENGEDVFFFFHYDIAVDEQGDKMVALYYQEGNGHENELKPLPPDDTNALKKALHHFKRLVAKVRFDNKQYVQKGDRQKSESDALEMKKEQYMQALMEQEDLVDRTCMLLGHTFRVITVKQADRLLNAIVHPAHDTPLYHILNSAWLHLADERPIYYLLSEENVHLQRLDMTQLAEEADKLQFTIAGYVFAANLTVDTFIEAYDTDYSPPMAVFGDLTARNIALCGATFYVGGNVKCECLYGYYNHGQLVVAGRLEADAVIADDFVMHIGTIGSNVLISRNDIYGIDKLESESGSMIERWTLYPSTYRAKDVLHDVLVDYDASPDGLWPDRSMLLDRFEKGGSVIDWEKLEQTYASFTDELPAAFDEIFHSGGPNGKSLYKIKVDDAGSCYFYQSHEQDWKQVGFIDGPQFYIMRIVWYIEENQWQMFYDVYNGQWEMQCQFQTAPEDSYTSTLAVKKRFREALQALRSQRMPEAKLLDVLYMGEGHPDVQQVVRLPDLYVPSGSIVAADPLANMERPAFARRTPVGTFPVYLYIERQYNRICCAEIRFSEDEIAAWEMAVLPGQKVEELKAGEIFGYPVDAGLGCFMDKESAHQFMKHQQQLAEQLGEAYDNYYDDYLSELLEGDEAVSSDYCNAIPFSGQPYNAAVFRSGWGDGFYASYFALNKNGQVVRLITDFACLED from the coding sequence ATGGATATTCGTCATCAAATGATTCCGTTATTGCAGGTGAAGGACAAGCTGCCAAGCGATAGCTTGAATTATGCCTGGATCGAGCGAAGGCCGGAAAGAGCGGAATGCGGGCTTGTCGCTTACTTTTCGGGGGATACCGAACTGGAAAGCCTGAATCTGGACTCGCCGTTCGGTAACGAACGGATAAGTCTAATTCTGGTTGACGGCAATCTTACGGTAAAACGTTACATTTATAACGAAAATACGGACGGTGCCGCGGGACTGATCGTGAAAGGGCATCTTTCCGTCCAAAATATGGTGGTGGGCGGCCAAGAAATATATGTGAGCGGCAGTCTGACGGTACAGGAACTGTTTTGGGGCGATTACAATCACGGCGATCTTACCGTAAAAGGAGATGTGAATGCGGCGGTCTTTGCCGAAACAGACGAGTATCACGTGAATATTGCAGGATCACTGAATTGCAGGCAGGATCTTACGCCATGGGATAGTCACGGGGACTGGCAAGGTTTGGACATGGAGGTGCTAAAGAGGTGGCTGGTCGAGGAACTGTATACTGCAGATGAAGAAGAATGTTGGCTCACCCGGGGAAGCGATGTGCTACAGCTCCTGAAAGCCGGGAAATCGCTGCTGAAGGAACAAAGTGAGGACTCTTTGCCTCGGCCCGAAGATGATTTGCATAAGCTGCGCGAGACGGTCACCGTACAAGCGATCGAAGACATTTTGGCTCTGCCGCTCGTGCAAGAGAGGTACAACGACTATTACGATACGGACAAGAACGGCTATTGGTACGGAAGCCTGTTTTTCGGCTTTCGCCTGCCGGAACAAGGCCCGACCGCCCGCGTTCTGGTCGGGGAAGAAACCGTTAATGAAAACGGCGAAGATGTTTTTTTCTTTTTCCACTACGATATTGCTGTTGACGAACAGGGAGACAAAATGGTCGCCCTGTATTACCAGGAAGGCAACGGGCATGAAAACGAATTAAAGCCGCTGCCACCCGACGACACGAATGCGCTGAAGAAAGCTCTTCATCATTTCAAGCGGCTTGTCGCAAAGGTCCGGTTCGATAACAAACAATACGTGCAAAAGGGAGACCGTCAAAAATCCGAGAGCGATGCACTGGAGATGAAAAAGGAACAGTATATGCAGGCGCTAATGGAGCAGGAGGATCTTGTCGATCGGACATGCATGCTGCTTGGACATACTTTCCGCGTCATCACCGTCAAACAGGCGGACCGTCTTTTGAACGCGATCGTCCACCCCGCGCACGATACCCCACTGTACCACATACTGAACAGCGCTTGGTTGCATCTTGCGGACGAGCGGCCCATTTATTATTTGCTCTCCGAAGAGAATGTGCATCTTCAGCGGCTGGATATGACCCAGTTGGCGGAGGAAGCGGACAAGCTCCAGTTTACCATTGCCGGATACGTCTTTGCCGCGAACTTAACGGTAGACACCTTCATCGAAGCTTATGATACCGATTATTCGCCGCCGATGGCCGTATTTGGCGATCTGACGGCAAGGAACATCGCTTTATGCGGAGCCACCTTCTATGTCGGAGGGAATGTAAAATGCGAATGCTTGTACGGATATTACAATCATGGCCAGTTGGTCGTGGCCGGACGATTGGAAGCCGACGCTGTCATTGCCGATGATTTCGTTATGCATATCGGGACAATCGGCAGCAATGTGCTCATATCCCGCAACGATATTTACGGCATCGACAAACTGGAGAGCGAGAGCGGCTCAATGATCGAACGATGGACGCTGTATCCTTCGACATACCGGGCCAAAGACGTTCTGCATGACGTTCTGGTTGATTACGATGCCTCGCCGGACGGACTTTGGCCGGATAGAAGCATGCTCCTCGACCGTTTTGAGAAAGGAGGATCGGTGATCGACTGGGAGAAGCTGGAGCAAACCTATGCGTCTTTTACCGACGAGCTTCCTGCTGCTTTTGACGAGATATTTCATAGCGGGGGCCCGAATGGTAAGAGTCTTTACAAAATCAAAGTGGACGATGCCGGGAGCTGCTATTTCTACCAAAGCCACGAACAGGATTGGAAGCAGGTAGGATTTATCGACGGCCCGCAATTTTATATTATGAGAATCGTTTGGTATATAGAGGAAAATCAGTGGCAGATGTTTTACGATGTCTACAATGGGCAATGGGAGATGCAGTGCCAATTCCAGACCGCTCCGGAGGATAGCTATACGTCAACGCTGGCTGTGAAAAAAAGGTTCCGCGAAGCGTTGCAAGCTTTGCGCAGCCAGAGAATGCCGGAAGCGAAGCTGCTTGACGTCTTGTACATGGGGGAAGGCCATCCTGATGTGCAGCAAGTCGTTCGGTTGCCCGATCTATACGTACCTTCAGGCAGCATTGTCGCAGCCGATCCACTTGCAAACATGGAGAGACCGGCATTTGCCCGCCGGACGCCTGTCGGAACGTTTCCGGTCTATTTGTATATAGAGCGGCAATACAACCGGATCTGCTGCGCCGAAATCCGCTTTTCCGAAGATGAGATCGCGGCTTGGGAAATGGCGGTGCTGCCCGGACAAAAGGTTGAAGAACTGAAGGCTGGCGAAATATTTGGCTACCCGGTCGATGCAGGCCTCGGGTGCTTCATGGATAAGGAAAGCGCGCATCAGTTCATGAAGCACCAACAGCAACTGGCGGAGCAGCTCGGCGAAGCGTACGACAATTATTATGACGATTATCTAAGCGAGCTGCTGGAGGGGGATGAAGCGGTCAGTTCAGATTACTGCAACGCGATTCCTTTTTCGGGACAACCGTACAATGCCGCCGTGTTCAGATCCGGATGGGGCGACGGGTTCTACGCTTCCTACTTCGCCCTGAACAAAAATGGTCAAGTTGTGCGTCTCATCACCGATTTCGCTTGCCTGGAGGATTGA
- a CDS encoding DUF4062 domain-containing protein has translation MRKKLQIYISSTYYDLIEERHTAVEAILQAGHIPAGVEQYFFESPMKIRKRWIDESDVYILFLGGFYGLTLPDDESKSYIQWEYEYAGEAGKPRFAFVLTDKRLRQLPYDFPAIEHYQEFQEFKQSVMEQVPTYYVEDLRHIKMVLRDQLPVYAARDDLYGWVSGKDVPNVQKLMEENARLKAELDIKK, from the coding sequence ATGAGAAAAAAATTACAAATTTATATATCGTCTACTTACTACGATCTTATTGAGGAAAGACATACCGCTGTTGAAGCCATACTTCAAGCTGGTCATATCCCTGCTGGAGTCGAGCAATATTTTTTTGAAAGTCCAATGAAAATAAGGAAGAGATGGATCGACGAGTCCGATGTATATATCCTGTTTCTCGGAGGGTTCTATGGTTTAACGCTTCCCGATGATGAATCCAAGAGCTATATACAATGGGAATATGAGTATGCCGGAGAAGCGGGCAAACCTAGATTTGCTTTTGTACTCACAGATAAAAGATTAAGACAACTGCCATACGATTTCCCAGCAATTGAACACTATCAGGAGTTTCAAGAGTTTAAGCAATCGGTCATGGAACAAGTCCCTACCTATTATGTTGAAGATTTACGGCACATTAAAATGGTTCTTCGTGATCAATTGCCGGTGTATGCAGCAAGGGACGATTTGTATGGCTGGGTTTCCGGCAAGGATGTCCCGAACGTTCAAAAGCTAATGGAAGAGAATGCAAGATTAAAGGCGGAGCTGGATATAAAGAAATGA
- a CDS encoding helix-turn-helix domain-containing protein produces the protein MLVWMLRKVMAERGIWTGAALGRLLKEKAGYELSAPSISALLRGQPKQMKADTLDTLCTALECTPGELWVHTPSQIKAYSTTIQLVTIYTGISV, from the coding sequence ATGTTAGTTTGGATGTTAAGAAAAGTAATGGCCGAAAGAGGTATATGGACGGGGGCAGCTCTAGGACGCCTTTTGAAAGAAAAGGCCGGATATGAGTTATCCGCACCCTCCATTAGTGCGCTGCTCAGGGGTCAACCTAAACAAATGAAAGCCGACACATTAGACACGTTATGTACGGCTCTGGAATGTACACCCGGCGAATTATGGGTGCACACCCCATCACAAATCAAAGCATATAGCACCACGATACAACTCGTTACCATTTACACTGGCATTTCCGTGTAG
- a CDS encoding helix-turn-helix transcriptional regulator encodes MRQWLLNSFHFQRTFLILTDITVGDYIRRRRLTLAAKELISTDGKIIDLAYKYGYETPEAFAKAFRKPHGVTPSEARKGIGKLQSYNRLTIQVTLKGAEPMN; translated from the coding sequence GTGAGGCAGTGGCTTCTAAATTCTTTTCATTTTCAACGTACGTTTTTGATCCTGACGGATATAACGGTCGGTGATTATATTCGGCGTCGTCGGTTAACGCTAGCGGCAAAAGAGTTAATCAGCACGGATGGCAAAATTATCGACCTTGCCTACAAGTATGGCTATGAAACTCCCGAGGCTTTCGCAAAAGCTTTCCGTAAACCGCATGGTGTTACTCCGAGTGAAGCCCGAAAAGGGATCGGTAAGCTACAATCTTATAACCGCCTGACGATACAGGTGACTTTAAAAGGAGCAGAACCGATGAATTAA
- a CDS encoding YvrJ family protein, whose protein sequence is MINGDSELALYAQLIANVGFPIVVAAILLNRLLNGFNKRLDTLAQKMEELIAAIHQLATKERDAGGKSQGKKNTS, encoded by the coding sequence ATGATAAACGGAGACTCCGAGTTGGCTTTGTACGCCCAACTCATTGCAAATGTTGGATTTCCAATTGTCGTCGCGGCAATCCTCCTTAATCGCCTGTTAAACGGATTCAACAAGCGTTTAGATACGCTAGCCCAGAAGATGGAGGAGTTAATCGCAGCAATCCATCAACTGGCCACAAAAGAGAGAGACGCCGGGGGCAAATCCCAAGGTAAAAAGAATACGTCATGA
- a CDS encoding transposase, whose amino-acid sequence MEQSFKIYEYEDCRDYPLKASYIQAKGNRQVHWNRIWEELKAKVKRALEDNEKSAIYAQCKVKVESVFGYIKGSHSFRRFSLRGLEKVHTEFGIVAMAHNLLKVAGTRLATFLHKQIHKKLDGKRYASPPNFLFLGTYWTAPLFSETNLIIGRQCICGYFFQFAFIT is encoded by the coding sequence TTGGAGCAAAGCTTCAAAATTTATGAGTATGAAGATTGCAGGGATTATCCACTTAAGGCAAGCTACATCCAGGCCAAGGGGAACCGCCAGGTACATTGGAATAGAATCTGGGAAGAGTTAAAAGCTAAGGTCAAAAGAGCCCTTGAGGATAACGAGAAATCCGCGATCTATGCCCAGTGTAAAGTCAAGGTAGAAAGCGTGTTTGGTTACATCAAGGGCAGTCACTCGTTTCGTCGGTTCTCGTTGCGAGGGTTGGAGAAGGTTCACACCGAGTTTGGGATTGTGGCCATGGCCCATAATCTACTGAAAGTGGCGGGCACCCGCCTCGCTACTTTCTTGCACAAGCAGATACATAAAAAGTTGGACGGAAAGCGTTACGCTTCTCCGCCCAATTTTTTATTTTTGGGGACTTATTGGACAGCCCCCTTATTTTCCGAAACAAACCTTATTATAGGTAGGCAGTGTATTTGTGGGTACTTCTTCCAGTTCGCCTTTATAACGTGA
- a CDS encoding lysozyme family protein, with the protein MAASLQKCPPCDCSYGSRDVYNVTAKPIQKWLSQANTAGKNHGLNPVDFLAIASIETNGDYSAIDPSGTTYGIVQIDKAHLNAYNCLKGTKYTMDDLIGEGKLITTSSGAVRLSFDILGYHLSSALDKTDSLKSAATSWNGAICGGGGINPYGSKCGGFSYASKPSCYGEAVYKLASAYSDWFQNDSRYKGELEEVPTNTLPTYNKVCFGK; encoded by the coding sequence ATGGCAGCATCTCTTCAGAAATGCCCCCCTTGTGATTGTTCATATGGCTCTCGGGATGTTTACAATGTTACTGCTAAGCCTATTCAAAAATGGTTATCTCAAGCTAATACGGCAGGAAAAAATCATGGACTAAACCCGGTTGATTTTTTAGCTATTGCTTCTATCGAAACAAATGGAGACTACTCCGCGATCGATCCAAGCGGAACAACTTATGGTATTGTTCAAATCGATAAGGCTCATTTGAATGCCTATAACTGCCTTAAAGGTACCAAGTATACCATGGACGACCTTATTGGCGAAGGAAAACTTATTACTACGTCTTCTGGGGCCGTTAGATTGAGCTTTGACATCCTGGGTTATCATCTGAGTTCAGCCTTGGATAAAACGGATAGTTTGAAATCCGCTGCTACCTCATGGAATGGTGCAATCTGTGGCGGTGGTGGTATTAACCCTTATGGTAGCAAGTGCGGGGGATTTAGTTACGCTAGCAAACCTAGCTGCTATGGTGAAGCAGTCTATAAGCTGGCTTCTGCTTATTCCGATTGGTTTCAAAACGACTCACGTTATAAAGGCGAACTGGAAGAAGTACCCACAAATACACTGCCTACCTATAATAAGGTTTGTTTCGGAAAATAA
- a CDS encoding copper resistance protein CopC → MKIRTILTGIAMAVALTGCSTQAATLDSGMPNQSPANQSTNVNNSINSDTVQISSEQNRGTDSSAQLKKEEKKVLMEPITLYEVDSREFAKKTSEIPSYHKGKIEYWTEDVVQSFNEGHSVTWGDPLVSTYLRISNLIPYEYFSDRSIDDQLSNLNRTIYKTVTITTANGISFTKNPTDPKTGTTIVQVDVPKWGTYVVTWNHGQDSDLQIIQKITFQRETKQ, encoded by the coding sequence ATGAAAATACGAACGATATTAACAGGGATTGCAATGGCTGTAGCATTAACCGGTTGTTCGACGCAAGCGGCCACTTTAGATTCCGGGATGCCGAACCAATCTCCTGCAAATCAAAGCACAAACGTGAACAATTCGATCAACTCGGATACGGTTCAAATCTCAAGTGAGCAGAACAGGGGAACGGATTCATCGGCACAGCTCAAAAAGGAAGAAAAGAAGGTGCTTATGGAACCGATAACGCTGTATGAAGTGGATTCCAGGGAGTTTGCCAAGAAAACAAGCGAAATACCAAGCTATCACAAAGGAAAGATAGAATATTGGACAGAAGACGTCGTTCAAAGTTTTAACGAAGGCCATAGTGTGACGTGGGGCGATCCGCTTGTTAGCACCTACCTGCGAATTTCTAATCTCATTCCGTATGAGTATTTTTCTGACAGATCGATTGATGATCAACTGAGTAACTTAAACAGGACGATCTATAAAACCGTTACTATAACGACTGCAAATGGCATTTCCTTTACGAAGAACCCTACTGACCCTAAAACCGGAACAACCATAGTTCAAGTGGATGTTCCCAAATGGGGAACGTATGTTGTCACCTGGAATCATGGTCAAGATTCGGACCTGCAAATCATTCAAAAGATTACCTTTCAACGAGAAACCAAACAATAG
- a CDS encoding glycoside hydrolase domain-containing protein — MALGCDTTTKVTAARLKSIKEKKFTFIGRYLNRLERMHDELTDAEVKRISDEGLYIVSLYENEGGTDPDYFTKAQGDSDAEDAVELASDLGQPRSTPIYFAVDTDMTTKQIKDKVVPYFQGVKSVLENSRKNPNGYKMGIYGSRAVCSYIRGTSPATERYTFIVDNKWQGTFDDWNLRQYNFNTTIGSGSGKITVDYVESSSHGGGGWKK; from the coding sequence ATGGCACTTGGTTGTGATACCACAACAAAAGTTACTGCGGCAAGATTAAAGTCGATTAAAGAGAAGAAGTTCACGTTTATTGGTCGATACTTGAATCGCTTAGAGAGAATGCATGACGAGCTTACAGATGCCGAAGTAAAACGTATCTCCGACGAGGGATTGTACATTGTATCCCTTTATGAAAACGAGGGTGGTACAGATCCGGATTACTTTACTAAGGCCCAGGGTGATAGCGATGCGGAGGATGCAGTGGAACTGGCAAGTGACTTGGGACAACCAAGGAGCACACCCATTTACTTCGCAGTTGACACCGACATGACCACGAAGCAGATTAAAGATAAAGTTGTACCTTATTTCCAAGGGGTTAAGTCTGTTTTGGAAAACAGCAGAAAAAATCCCAATGGATATAAGATGGGGATATATGGATCAAGAGCAGTCTGCTCCTATATCCGCGGCACTTCTCCGGCTACGGAACGGTACACCTTTATAGTAGATAACAAGTGGCAAGGGACTTTCGATGATTGGAACCTTCGTCAATATAACTTTAATACCACGATTGGATCTGGTAGCGGCAAAATTACCGTTGACTATGTTGAATCGTCTTCCCATGGGGGCGGGGGTTGGAAGAAATAA
- a CDS encoding M56 family metallopeptidase codes for MLTRLFTDFLIISVTTSLVILGLKLASPLLHKSYTARWKYWVWMIVAIRLLFPFHFSFATSLVQINVPEYTMIGTVFQGGASSNAQENSPVATQNELPGHAVEPLSHMLSVLDILSFIWTSGLVLFLLYHFIGYFLFRKQALRWSSPILDQSVTATIEQAFKEMNVTSSVTVLTSEKVPNPMLVGFLKPVLFLPHENYTDEELEFIVKHELVHFKRFDIGYKLLLLIVQAIHWFNPFVWLMVREAGREIEMYCDETVVRGQSLTYRKRYCEAILSAMQDKPIRPSALSTNFAGGKHTMKQRFKSILSMKKKRSGLTLFCTVILTLSMLAAFTNVTNGSSASFKPGTIYSSLDGKQVVSYDAGNSYSIHAEGNVSISYRNGEVTAQTPLKVDMTRESWNRGISESGFFISEDKTAIVYNPQPDKLSPLHVLISDDMGKTWNDTTVQGARGNELFIGFTSKNDGWMVSGHSRGVGSALNNVFQTSDGGKTWEEVGDPNDVYSEHLTAAGFANKDIGFLGFRYYSDYGPVIYWTKDRGQSWARLPVSLPEKFDEYRKNPLSPIFNGKEGLFPIAVKDQELEDIGTIYLTSKDGGLTWVYDESYDKLKSHK; via the coding sequence ATGCTTACACGCCTGTTTACAGATTTTCTGATCATTTCTGTAACAACGAGCCTTGTTATACTAGGTTTAAAGTTGGCGTCTCCACTGCTGCACAAAAGCTATACGGCCAGATGGAAATACTGGGTGTGGATGATTGTAGCTATACGCTTGCTGTTCCCCTTTCACTTTTCGTTTGCCACTAGTCTTGTACAAATTAACGTTCCTGAATATACAATGATTGGAACGGTCTTCCAAGGGGGGGCGTCTTCAAATGCTCAAGAAAACTCCCCTGTAGCAACGCAGAACGAATTACCAGGTCATGCTGTCGAGCCTTTAAGCCATATGCTATCTGTTCTCGACATTCTCTCTTTCATCTGGACTTCCGGACTCGTGCTTTTTCTGCTGTATCACTTCATCGGTTACTTCCTTTTCAGAAAGCAAGCGCTGCGATGGAGCAGCCCCATCCTAGACCAAAGCGTGACGGCCACGATCGAGCAAGCCTTCAAGGAAATGAATGTAACGTCATCCGTCACCGTGCTGACAAGCGAAAAGGTTCCCAATCCGATGCTGGTAGGCTTTCTCAAGCCTGTTCTATTTTTGCCGCATGAAAACTATACGGATGAAGAACTCGAATTCATTGTCAAGCATGAGCTGGTTCATTTCAAGCGATTTGATATCGGGTATAAGCTGCTGCTTCTGATCGTTCAGGCGATCCATTGGTTTAATCCGTTTGTGTGGCTAATGGTGCGCGAAGCCGGTCGAGAAATTGAAATGTACTGTGATGAAACAGTGGTCCGGGGGCAAAGCCTAACCTATCGTAAAAGGTACTGCGAAGCCATTTTATCGGCGATGCAAGATAAGCCCATACGCCCTTCCGCGTTATCCACGAACTTTGCGGGAGGGAAACATACAATGAAACAAAGGTTCAAGTCCATCCTTAGTATGAAGAAGAAACGAAGCGGCCTTACGCTTTTCTGTACCGTTATCCTCACGCTTAGCATGTTGGCCGCCTTTACCAATGTTACGAATGGCAGCAGCGCATCCTTTAAACCCGGTACGATTTATTCCAGCCTCGATGGGAAGCAAGTTGTCTCGTATGACGCAGGCAATTCGTATTCGATCCATGCGGAGGGCAATGTTTCCATCTCGTACCGGAATGGAGAAGTTACCGCGCAAACACCATTAAAAGTAGATATGACGAGGGAATCGTGGAACAGAGGAATAAGCGAAAGCGGCTTTTTTATCTCCGAGGATAAAACGGCCATTGTGTATAATCCTCAACCCGACAAATTATCGCCCCTCCATGTTCTGATTAGTGATGACATGGGAAAAACGTGGAACGATACGACAGTTCAAGGCGCAAGGGGAAATGAGTTATTCATCGGTTTTACTTCGAAAAACGATGGTTGGATGGTCAGCGGCCACTCCCGCGGCGTAGGAAGCGCATTGAATAATGTGTTCCAGACCTCGGATGGCGGGAAGACATGGGAAGAGGTAGGCGACCCGAATGATGTTTATTCGGAGCATTTGACGGCTGCGGGTTTTGCTAACAAAGATATAGGCTTTTTAGGCTTCCGATATTATTCCGACTACGGGCCAGTCATTTATTGGACCAAAGATCGGGGACAGTCATGGGCAAGGCTCCCTGTATCGCTTCCGGAGAAGTTTGACGAATACAGGAAGAACCCTCTCTCACCAATATTCAACGGAAAAGAAGGACTGTTCCCCATTGCCGTAAAAGATCAAGAACTTGAAGACATAGGAACTATTTATCTAACCAGCAAAGACGGTGGTTTAACATGGGTATACGATGAATCTTATGATAAGTTGAAAAGCCACAAATAA
- a CDS encoding BlaI/MecI/CopY family transcriptional regulator, protein MDRKIKRLPDAELEIMLVIWRAGKQVSSSYILDQLRDKRKWALATLMTVLARLVDKGFLRCEKIGRSNSYLAVISETEYKESEGKSTLEKLYGNSIQDMVMSLYNGKAIDKGDLAELRDFLDQMAKEE, encoded by the coding sequence ATGGACAGGAAAATCAAACGATTGCCGGATGCAGAATTGGAGATCATGCTCGTGATTTGGAGAGCCGGAAAACAGGTGAGTTCTTCCTATATCCTGGATCAACTGCGGGATAAAAGAAAGTGGGCGTTAGCCACTTTAATGACCGTACTGGCGCGGCTGGTCGACAAAGGATTTCTTCGTTGCGAAAAAATCGGGCGTAGCAATAGTTACCTGGCCGTCATCTCGGAGACGGAATACAAGGAAAGTGAAGGAAAATCTACACTGGAAAAATTGTATGGCAACTCCATTCAAGACATGGTCATGTCGCTGTACAACGGGAAGGCCATCGACAAAGGCGATCTGGCAGAACTTCGCGATTTCCTCGACCAAATGGCCAAGGAGGAATAG